CGCCTATAAAAAGGCACCTTTAAAGGTAGcgtgcgcgccgcggaaatgaaagacactttTATAACTGTAAAACCAAGCAGCTTTATTAACGCGTCCGACAAGGCTCGAGACCGAGATTCGACTCGTTGTTTACACACACATCGTCAAGCGCTCGTCAGCTGACAACGCTCGGTCCAGGAAATCAATAGTATTGATCCGTCTTCGAACAGCTGAGTCGCGgtcgcggagtataccgggcgacgcACGCAACACTGCCCCCCTTCTTCTAGattgtcgtcccgacaatCAGGGAAACAGTTTTAGCGCTTTCCGCAGAAGACTTCCTCGGTACCCGGACGATTTCCTGCTCTTCCCGAGCTGCTGCAACGGGTTTCCGAGCCACGTCCACCGAAGTTCTTCGCCCCCTGCAAGGACTTCCACGGGCATCCTCTCACGCCGAGCTCATCCAGCTCTCACGCAGGATCTCCCGAATCCTTCCGCGTCCCCGTGCTCCACTCCCCTTGCGACACTGTCCCTCGACGTCGGATCTTGTGcacttctttcttctcttttcagGATTGGGGGGGTGGGGATTTATCTCCGTGGACCCAACGCTTTAAAAAGCTCCCCGTCCTCTGCCTCGGCATTTGTCCTAAGTTCCACGGGAAAACCACGGTCAAAAACCGTGGATGAGGCAGTCTTCTTCCCTACAAGCAGCGACCTCCTTCCGAAAGAGATCCCTCTTCGTCCACCCTTCTTCTAAAAAGAAACTGCTCTCCGAAGAGCAACTGAAACACACAAGAAAACAAACAGAACAAAAACACAAAAACATGAACTAAAATTAACTTCAAAACGGtgttaaaattagaataaaccCCCCATTTCGTATTCGGGCTCGGATTCGTATCGGTTCAGTTTGAACTCGCATTGGCTTCACTCCCTCTCCATGAAAGGAGCCAAACGGTTTGCATGAACGACTTTATTTCTATGAAATCTCCGAATACAATACAATACATCATTCAATTTCTTGACTATCTTCCACGGACCGTTCCAAGAACTCTGCAACTTAGGAGCTCTTCCAGGAACTCGTCGAGGATCGAAGAACCATACTTTCTGCCCTGGTTCGAAATTTACTTGTCTAGTCCGTTGGTCATACCAAAACTTAGCATTTTTGGAGCTAATTGAAAGACGCTCTCGAGCGAAACGATGCATCAAATCTAATCTCTGCCTCAATCTGAAAATGAAATCAatcctctcttctttcttggAAGAAGGAGGGTTGCCTCTAAGAAGATCCAGAGGCAAACGTAAGTCTTGTCCCAAATACATTTCCGCAGGAGAAGCTCCAGTTGCTTCCTGCTTTGACGAACGAAAAGCCAAAAGATAAAGTGAAATCCAACGATCCCAATCCTTCTGGTTTTCAGAAATGAATTTCGCCAAATAATCAAGAATTGTGCGATGTTGACGCTCGACTTGTCCATCAGACTGTGGATGAAGAGGAGTCGTACGCGTCTTCTTCATTCCTAGAAGCAAAGACATCTCCTTGAAAAGACTACATTCAAAATTCCTTCCCTGATCCGTGTGAAGCTCCAAAGGAATTCCGTGTCGAGAAAATACTTGATCCACAAGTGATCTTGCAATGGTACTAgctcttttattctttaaggGAATAGCTTCTGGCCATTTAGTAAAACAATCCACCACTACTAGGAGATACTTATTTCCTGAAGAAGAAACCGGCAGAGGACCCAGAATATCGACTTGTATCCTCTCGAAAGGTGCGCCCACATTGTAAATTTCCAAGGGAGACTTTCCCTTCCCAATGGGCCCTTTTCTAGCAACGCATACCTTACAAGAGGCACACCATCTCTCCACGTCCTTCTTGCTGGTAGCCCAATAAAAATGCTTTCGTATTTTCTGAAGGGTCTTATTGACACCGAAATGTCCCCCTGAAGGTGAATCATGGGCTTCTTCAAGAATTTCCTGAACTTTAACCACTACATTTAAAGGTACCCTTTCAtgctgacgcttgacgctcattttcagcgtcaaaagacacCATGCgactaaaaatgacgaatgggtatctttatttttagtcacgtgatgtcttttcACGCtaaaaatgagcgtcaagcgtcagcgtgaaaaaGCACCTTAAAGATCAACGACATATAACTTTAATCACAAtgcaataacttttaatatatactttcaatataactatatatatatataaaatgaataaaattatgaaattattctgTCATATTGTAATTGTCATCAAGAAACTCAACAGATTCAAATTCGTTATCTGTTCTttcatttgtaatataataattaaccaATTGATTGATATTAGATGCAATCTGTTCTAAGTGATAAGAAgcattttgaatatttagattaataatatttaatatatctgtTTGTTCTCGATGCATTGTGGTCAAAGTCACATATCGTTGGCTTTTATCAGATGAcgtaattattcttttcttattttgtaatgGAAAATTCTCCTTGTCTTCATTTACTGTTTGTTTGTTTGACGTTGATACGGAAGGTTTTTCTTTATCTCCATTTGCTGTTCCTTTCTTTAATAGCACTAATGGTGGAGGTTCTATTTATTCCTGAAGATTTGGATGCTGTTGATAGCACTGTTTGTATCTATCATATAGAtcatttattagatatttaccATAGgtcattaaattaactttttaagtaCTTGTAAGTAATCAGTAATTACTAACTGGACTACTAACAGTCTTCGCTTTTTGAAATATcttcttgtttttattttcaacaatattatattgtgtcATTTCTGTTGTTGACGTTGAAGTCGATGCTGACTGTGTCATTTCTTTCGTCCCAGATTGCCATGCTATCGActgcaaattatataaaaacactttctatttatataatttattacacactttgttacattttattatcattttattatcattaatatttctcaCCTCGGGTATAACCATTTCAGTGTTTGTACGAATAAAAGGTTGTACAGATGtagataatattactttactcGGAGTtgatgttataattttattatttgtagatcGTTCTGTTGTGACTATAGTAaacaatagataataaatgtgtaataaactatatgataaaattataatataaaactactaatactattttaatacTGTTAATACTACTTTTACCTTTATAATTAGTTGTATTGGAGTCAACTATTCCTAATTCTTTGTTTGAATCTCCAGTTACAGCTTTCCACCCTAAGATGgccattaatttttcttccgTTTGGGTGAGTGGTATTGTTTTCATAGATCCACCACCTGTTGCAGTCATTTCCTGCCTTTGACGTCTTGCTTTTGCTTTTACTTTGGATTTCCAGCGTCCAATAGCCTGTagcataaaactaaattttattacaaataatattcagataatcttatgtataatatatacctCTTTCCATTTCTGTATAGAACGTTGTCCATGTCCTAAACTGTTGAGGATTCCAATCATTTCTTtccacaattcttttattttaatattattttcatcgaatcctccaaatttggattttaataacatgggataatttataattacgtcCCAATGTTCAGAAGTTGTTTTAAAATCTCTTTCAAGCTCTTCGgttgcttttaaaaaataattaaaatttaataactatagcgtatatataatttaagttttgtataaaataatcctgtagaaaaaaattatgcaaaaattactacacaaaaattgcatatttttgtacataaatttttgcagtttttacagatttttgtactgaaagtttttacagattttgtaCAGAAAATTCTGCCAaatattctgcagaaaaattctgaaggcgaaaactttgtacaaaactgcagaaattccTCACAAAAATacgcaattttttgtgcagtaatttttgcataattttttcctacaaggtaataatataataatacattatattaattgttttctaacaatttacaaacataaaacattgaaaaaattttatttctataaaataaacgaccaataacacacacacacacacatacacgcacgcacgcacccacacatgcacacacgcacatatatacatataaataatataaaatattataaaataatacttatccattatttcttttaaactttaaaagaaccggtgcaataagttaaagtaagacaagtggtctgttctttttcgctgcactgctgcactggtgcaacaagttagaatgagaaaaaatatatttgtctcactttaacttattgcaccagtgcatcagtgcagctaaaaagaacaggccaaaggataactttaaaatttaaagttatccTTTGGCCTGttttttttagctgcactgatgcactggtgcaataagttaaagtgagacaaatatattttttctcattctaacttgttgcaccagtgcagcagtgcagcgaaaaagaacagaccacttgtcttactttaacttaattattgcaccggtgcaacagtgcagctagaaagaacagaccacatatgtcaattcatgtgtgagggccatCGCACATGAATTTCCATAAGCATAAGCATAAGGACCACCGCACAAACTTTTCCATaagagccaccgcacaagcttttttgtaacacgttacgttacgttaagtgctccataaacctaagttcgtacttaaaattaaacttacatcaacgcacaaagaaacttttaacgtaagttcttaagttcttacgttaaggatttctttgtgcgttgatttaagttaaattttaagtacaacttaagttcatatggagtacttaacgtaacgtaacgcgttacggaagagtttgtgcggtggccctaacgcgttacgttacgttaagtactccatacaaaCCTAAAGGTGGaagcacataaaattacaggaGCCATAAGGCAGAATACAGAAGCcatagcgcatgcgctatgGTATTACTTTATCTGTCCATggtaaaatgtaatactatagcgcatgcgctatgGCTTCTGCATTCTATCTTATGGCtcctgtaattttatgtgcttccaccttaagggccaccgcacaaactcttccataacgcgttacgttacgttaagtactccatacgaacctaagttgtacttaaaatttaacttaaatcaacgcacaaagaaatccttaacgtaagaacttaagaacttacgttaaaagtttctttgtgcgttgatgtaagtttaattttaagtacgaacttaggtttatggagcacttaacgtaacgtaacgtgttacgaaaaagcttgtgcggtggctctaagcaggtgaaatctgcccccgcactaatcaagctcaaattgatatcattagttggcacctttgagatgtaaaacttccccaaatattagttacaaaattgcatttttgggggagttatggagggggaaagaaaaataaagaaagtggtttttttcgaaaatggttggaccgattttaatgaaaaaaatatatgatgtaaacatcatttagacaagtttgagaaaattttaagtaatttttgtagtaaaaaaaaacccgataaaaaaatttttgaattttttatgaatttttttgggggtgatagttctgagataccacttttatattttcacaaaaacatctctagatcttttttaacactttttttttttaaatcaatcggagtggtgaaacatggttaaaaataataattcacaccgcgccgccgtgccgcgccgcgccggctgggcgaccgggccgcggcgcacggcgattgttgtcatgttgaacttacatactagttgcagtgttgcaatgtttagttgctaagaaaaattataatataataatataaaatataataacacatataatatttccaggacgTCTGCAATGGAAGCGtcctagatgcgcacagtaacaaatggacacagcaggctgagtgaaacggacacagaccaaatgcgcacggaccagatgcatacggaacaaatgcgcacggaccaagtGCGCACAGactaaacggacacagtaacctaCAAACTTAttacatgggttgcgacttttcgggcaTCTCTatcgacggggtgggtgcgggaggagggCGAAGCCCCCACTTGCACCCCCCCCgccgtgtgtatgtgtgtgtgtgtgtgtgtgtgtgtgtgtatgtatgtgtgtgtgtgtgtgtgtgtgtgcaaagcattctctgcaccacataggtttgcgactgtgcgcatttggtccgtgcgcatttggtccgtgcgcatttggggctcgattcttgaagtcattcgcaagagaaacgtatacgcaagtactcgctctaacagaaagttgtaagtttattggttaatagccatacgatagccaataaatttccaacttttttgtaagatcagaatttgcgaatacgtttctcttgcgaatgaattcaagaatagagcccctggtccgtgtgcatttggtctgtgcacatttggtctgtgtccgtttcactcagcctactgtgtccgtttattactgtgcgcatctgggactcagtCTCTGCAATTAAgctataaaacttatcgtttcggcagttcatcacgaggagattgcagtacgtttttaaatttcatatgtttggtatgcttttttaatgtgagtccccttgcctcttacattatttatcatcggtgtgtttttttaaagtgagtcctttcgcctctcacattatctatcatcgaggtgcttttttaatgtgagttcttttgcctctcacattatctattatcggagtgcttttttaaagtgagttcTCTCGtttcttacattatttatattcggggtgcttttttaatgtgagttttttcgcctctcacattatctattatcggcgtgcttttttaaagtgagtcccctcccctcttacattatttattatcggggtgcttttttaatgtaagttttctcgcctctcacattatctatcatcgaggtgcttttttaatgtgagtccattcgccaaaaagataatgtgagaggcaaagggactcacattaaaaaagcaccccgatgataaataatgtgagaggcgaggggactcattttaaaaaagcaccccgatgatagataatgtgagaggcaagaggactcactttaaaaaagcaccccgataatagataatgtgagaggcaagggaacttacattaaaaaagcacctcgatgatagataatgtgagaggcgattTCCTCGTGGTAAACTgccgaaacgataagttttataggctAATTGTAGAcgtcctggaaatattatatgtgttattatattttatattattatattataatttttcttggcaactaaacattgtaacactgcaactagtatgtaagttcaacatgacaacaatcgccgtgcgccgcggcccGGTCGCCCAGCCAGCGCGGCGCGACACGGCGGCGcggtgtaaattattatttttaaccatgttccaccactccgattgattaaaaagaaaaagtattaaagaagaagatctagagatgtttttgtgaaaatataaaagtggtatctcagaactatcaccccccaaaaaattcataaaaaattcaaaaatttttttatcaggtttttttttaccacaaaaattacttaaaattttctcaaacttgtctaaatgatgtttacaacatatatttttttcattaaaatcggtccaaccattttcgaaaaaaaccactttctttatttttctttccccctccataactcccccaaaaatgcaattttgtaactaatatttggggaagttttacatctcaagggtgccaactaatgatatcaatttgagcttgattagtgcgggggcagatttcacctgcttattccgctatgccctttTTGTTCATTCGACGCGTTTTGACACGAAACGAAAGAATCTGGCAAAAAATGTGGCAGTCTGCTTcgtgaaacaaaatattaattgttaaagttGATGACTTGACAGGTTATAAAATCTGTCATAAAGTTATAACTAAAACTTTagttataattgtttgtagtTTTggttaaaacaatatattttctgctttaaccaagtataaatacaaaaagtatttatacttttattagtataatatattttggttaaagcaaagaataataCTATGCATTGAACTGTTTGTGCTTTTGgatgaatttattttgtcagtaTGACCTGTCAAAAGTGTCAAGTCAtcaactttaacgattaatatcttgTTTCACAAGGCAGACTGCCGCATTTTTTTGCCACATTCTTTCATTTCTTGTCAAAACGCGTCGACTGAGCATAATTTAATCGATATTGGAAGTGAAGTCcgtattctaaataattaccttattaattgtatacgttcctttagatttttattatctgcTTTACTATGATTTAATACTACTGGGAGAGTTAGCACAATTTTTGAAGAGACGAcatattcttttctttctacaaagtcttttaaaaaataataagattttacaaGCGTTAAGAATTCCAATTttagtaatacttttattatttataaaagcacacacatacatatacacgcgcgcgtgcatacacatacacacttATATAATgcgttataaaatacatattatatattatataacaatttatatgtattttttcaattttttaaactattgttATAGTTCCTTATCAGTATCTGGGAGTAAAAATGACTATGGAACATGGATATgcgaaaacattttcaaatattaacgaTGGAGTTAACATTGCGTTACAAAATGAAAGTAACGAGGATATCGATGTCATATTCAATCCAGGAGACTCCTTATTAATCGATTTAGTACGAATTGTTATCCTCATCTATATGACAAATCATCATCCAGTTTCAAAGATTcaataatgaaagaaaattcaTGGAATGAAATTGGAAAAGTAATGAATTGTCCACGTAAgtagaactttttaaataaaattaatttaattgttttaaatattttaattttaaatattattttattgatgattttaataatatttttagctaCTGAATGCAAAATTCGATGGGTTagattaagagaaaaattctcaaaagaaagaaaagaaattgaagTTGAAAGTAGAAGTGGAAGTGGAGTATCCCATCGGAAAAGTTTTCCACTGTacgaaaatatgaaatttttgaatatgtaaaacgagaagaaaaaagaaagtatgtattataaaaaaattgtaagctATAATTTTgagcttaatttttattgtaatctattattaatttttctattattacaggactattacaaatatttcacgaaatataagagaaaataaagaaaatgttccTTCAAAATCGTCAACTTCGCTTAATTGGGAAAGGAATTTCGAAGAAAATTCGCCTCATTCTTCTGTGTTACATTTGAGTCCAACATCATCAAGCAATCTGTCTCAATCTTCTACATTACATTTGAGTTCAACATCATCAAACAATCTGCCGCAATCTTCTGTATTACAACATTTGAGTCCAACATCATCAAACATTCTGCCTCATTCTTCTGTATTACAACATTTGAGTTCGACATCGTCAAGCAATCTACCTCAGTCTTCTACATTACAACATTTAATGAGTCCTACATCACCAAGCATGCAGCAAAAATGTTACACACCAGTACAGAAAAATCACGTTACATCTAAGAAACGTAGATCAGAATCAGACGATATAGAAAAATCACTTTTGTCACTATCCAATACAATTGCagataaaatacaaaactatgataaagatattaaatcagatataaaaaaagatgaaaaggaGAATTcagacaataaatttttagatctaatagttgcagaaataaaaaaaacttccggaaaacgaacgtaaaaaaagaaaaaggacataattaatattttgtggaattaaaaaggtatataagtaaaattttatgttataaattacgcattatatttttaaatataacaaaatgtatttcttttacaggTGATCTATTTTCTAAACAAACCTAGTCTTATGTACCCAACAGTTTTTTGGATGCATGCTATATAGGTAGACATTACAAaacattaatacaaatataattttttcttatgaatacaaattaagtttattttctaATGTGATATAATGATACTGAAATgtgataatttgttttatgattaaataagtttgtttttattattcaatatgatataattataagaggcgagaattttttttataagtacaaataaagtttgtttttattaattaatatgatacAATGATAAGAggcgagaattttttttataagtacaaataaagtttgtttttattatttaatatgagATAATGATAAGAggcgagaattttttttataagtacaaataaagtttgtttttattatttaatgtgatATAATGATAAGAggcaagaattttttttatgaatacaaataagttttatgaatacaaagtttatttttattgttcactataatataataagatataattgttatataaaaataaaatgtcaaaacaaaataattataattattttttaaaaatattgataatttatttgacaacgtcattttatctaattctaataaaaagaagtgagggagagagagaataaagtttttaaacattaattttatattaatattaaaaacttgttcttttaaaatatgtcgCTGTTTTGTCCTTTTCTTACATATTCATATTGCCAAGGAATTTCTCCTTCTGGAGTTAGAAAATAATCTGCAAGTTTCTCTCGTACTTGATAGGCTTCAATTGTAGCTCGACGAGCATTACATGGCggaatgttttaaatttgtgCATTGTCAGCTCTCTAAGCACCGTTTGTTATGATTCCATCAATttcattatcaataaaatttggaGGACAATAAACTCTGTTTGTTGCGGGTTGCTGTTTTtcgaaactttttaaaaaattatgcaaacaCACTGTgcttaagattattttattagagatACCAGAATTCCAAATGCGTTTTCTATTGTTTTTCGTGCACGCGataatctataattaaaaattcttttttttttcatttaaatttcttctcgGAAAAGGTCTCATAAAATTTGTTGATAATGGAAATGCTTCgtcttcaataaaaaaatattcagttAATTTATCACTTCCTGGTAGTTTGACTTTTCCTTTTGGCACATTCAATTTTCCTTCTTTAAGAGATTTTCCAAATTCTGATTCAGAAAATATACTTGCATCATTTTGACTACCATACGATCCAACATCAACTAaggtaaatttataattgtgatCGCAAACAGCCATTAATACTAcactaaatgtttttttataattatagtataaaCTATCAGATTGTAAAGGAGCTCGAATAATGCAATGTTTGCCATCAATTGAACCAAGacaattttggaaaattcCAATTGTCAAGAAATCctgtacttatttttttatattcagtttCAGATGGCGGCTGCACAAAACGAGGTAATAACACATTTACAATAGCTTCAGtagtttcttttataatagcaTATGCTGTTGATTCTCCAATACAATATGCTAGTGCTATCGATAGTATATGATCTCCTGTTGCTAGGTATCtgaaattatatgaatatataatattatatacatataattcttattttcattaaaaataaattatttatagttataactattttaacaaattggaatttattattttgtattttatttataaaaatacgtacaaaaattatatctactaCACTGTATTGTACTGTACTGTAATTAcactaacattttattaaaatattacatattttataatgtcaaCAACAGTTTAATGTgcttaaagtataattttaaaaaatgtaacattttaataactatagtagtaacattaatatgatataataaacgATAAATGTACTTTGAAtctaaagatatatattattttagtatttttggatttttaaaaataaatgtttgaagTTATAACAATACCTTATTTTGagttatttacaaaaatatatagatttataataacataccTAAGTGTTACAGACAAACGTAATTCTGGTGGTAAAGCTCTCCAATGATGTTTCTGAAGTTTTGGAGATATCATTTCTAAtaacatgtaaaatgtatCTACTGTCATTCTAGTGTAGCGGAAAAACATTATACTATTATCTTTTAGTTCTTGAAATAATGCAAGATAATCTCCTTGTTGAATTCTATTTTCATTGATAGGTCTCATCCAAAATCTTctgttgtgagcgtttgctcgttttgggaattctttcccATCGGTAGTTGGGATCGTTCTGCCTGAAGGGTTGGGACCCAAATGTGATGGTTCGGCTCGgtgtataagaaaaagaagacgcttcttacgtgcttgttcgttgtctttatttctgtttcttgcgcttacaatcagctgtgatggtgttaggtatcactcgcgataaggtgtatagtacg
This genomic window from Monomorium pharaonis isolate MP-MQ-018 chromosome 8, ASM1337386v2, whole genome shotgun sequence contains:
- the LOC118647157 gene encoding uncharacterized protein LOC118647157: MRPINENRIQQGDYLALFQELKDNSIMFFRYTRMTVDTFYMLLEMISPKLQKHHWRALPPELRLSVTLRYLATGDHILSIALAYCIGESTAYAIIKETTEAIVNVLLPRFVQPPSETEYKKISTGFLDNWNFPKLSWFN